Proteins co-encoded in one Kribbella qitaiheensis genomic window:
- a CDS encoding HelD family protein, whose amino-acid sequence MRGKTAVGLHRAAYLLYAYRDQLSRSGVLVVGPNASFLRYIGDVLPALGEIEAKQTTVEEMVARVKIAGPGTAAVDVLKGDARLAEVLHRAVWSQVQLPKESLVVPRGSHRWRVPAYEAEELVNELRTRGIRYGAGRAMLPQRLAHAVLLRMETGGDSPDDRVQDSVARSRPVKLYAEALWPVVDPAKLLFRLFTDAELLAEHADGILTADEQALLLWEKAPRSAGAAKWSVADATLIDEIADLVDRTPSLGHVVLDEAQDLSAMQLRAVGRRCSTGSMTVLGDIAQGTTPWATPSWDEALRHLGKSGAHTEELTAGFRVPGQVIEYAAQLLPLIAPHLTPPTAVRRARGELTITQVPDSLAAAVETVQEITERPGSIGVIVPDALVPAARKALQDKGVSYSVLGDEGDVDAHVDVVPAGLAKGLEFDHVVLVEPAGIVAGEADERTGLRRLYVCLTRAVTSLAILHTEDLPEVLR is encoded by the coding sequence GTGCGGGGCAAGACCGCCGTCGGGCTGCACCGGGCGGCATACCTGCTCTACGCGTACCGCGACCAGCTCAGCCGGTCCGGCGTACTGGTCGTCGGGCCGAACGCGAGCTTCCTGCGGTACATCGGCGACGTGCTCCCCGCGCTGGGCGAGATCGAGGCGAAGCAGACGACCGTCGAAGAGATGGTCGCCCGGGTCAAGATCGCCGGCCCGGGGACGGCTGCGGTCGACGTTCTCAAGGGCGACGCGCGGCTGGCCGAGGTGCTGCACCGCGCGGTCTGGTCGCAGGTGCAGCTGCCGAAGGAGTCGCTCGTCGTACCGCGCGGATCGCACCGCTGGCGCGTACCGGCGTACGAGGCCGAGGAGCTGGTCAACGAGCTCCGCACCCGGGGCATTCGGTACGGCGCGGGCCGGGCGATGCTGCCGCAGCGGCTGGCGCACGCGGTACTGCTCCGGATGGAAACCGGAGGCGACTCGCCTGATGACCGGGTGCAGGACTCGGTTGCGCGGAGCAGGCCGGTCAAGCTGTACGCCGAGGCGCTCTGGCCTGTCGTCGATCCGGCGAAGCTGTTGTTCCGGCTGTTCACGGATGCCGAACTGCTGGCCGAGCACGCCGACGGGATCCTGACTGCCGACGAGCAGGCACTGCTGTTGTGGGAGAAGGCGCCGCGGTCGGCGGGAGCCGCGAAGTGGTCTGTCGCCGATGCCACTTTGATCGACGAGATCGCGGATCTGGTGGACCGGACGCCCAGCCTCGGCCACGTAGTACTGGACGAGGCGCAAGACCTGTCGGCGATGCAGTTGCGTGCGGTCGGGCGACGGTGCTCGACCGGTTCGATGACTGTGCTCGGCGATATCGCGCAGGGCACGACGCCGTGGGCGACACCGTCGTGGGATGAGGCACTCAGGCATCTGGGCAAGAGCGGGGCGCACACCGAGGAGCTGACGGCCGGGTTCCGCGTGCCGGGGCAGGTCATCGAGTACGCCGCGCAGTTGCTGCCCTTGATCGCGCCGCACCTGACACCGCCGACCGCAGTACGGCGGGCGCGCGGTGAGCTGACGATCACGCAGGTGCCCGACAGTCTGGCGGCTGCCGTGGAGACCGTACAGGAGATCACCGAGCGGCCGGGATCGATCGGCGTGATTGTTCCGGACGCGCTCGTGCCGGCGGCCCGGAAAGCCTTGCAGGACAAGGGAGTCAGCTACTCGGTGCTCGGCGACGAAGGTGATGTCGATGCACACGTCGACGTCGTACCGGCCGGGCTGGCGAAGGGTCTCGAGTTCGACCACGTAGTACTGGTGGAACCGGCCGGCATCGTGGCGGGCGAGGCCGACGAACGCACCGGGCTGCGGCGTCTCTACGTCTGTCTCACCCGTGCGGTCACCTCGCTGGCGATCCTGCACACCGAGGACCTACCCGAGGTACTGCGGTAA
- a CDS encoding MFS transporter, whose amino-acid sequence MFGLIAAVAVVIAIAVQAALPKVDAPPAVSLRERFAGVTDRRVQIVLAMTVLAVLATMSVYIYVVPLLAETAHLKGGTVGVLLLVYGLGAVVGNLLGGRATDRFGSLRTLAVALTGFTLVIATLTLTATTVVGAGIALFVWSLFTWAFNPPIQNLLLELGSGGGLLLAMNASAIYLGAGLSAIAGGVVINLVGVQLLPPIAAALGVVVLGLLFVLRRNPALEAIEHLEPIGAEECLPVAAVTD is encoded by the coding sequence GTGTTCGGGCTGATCGCGGCGGTGGCCGTGGTGATCGCCATTGCCGTGCAGGCAGCGCTTCCCAAGGTTGACGCGCCACCGGCGGTCAGCTTGCGTGAACGATTCGCCGGGGTGACCGACAGGCGGGTGCAGATCGTGCTGGCGATGACCGTGCTCGCAGTACTGGCGACCATGAGCGTCTACATCTACGTAGTACCGCTGCTGGCCGAGACTGCTCACTTGAAGGGCGGCACCGTCGGTGTGCTGCTGCTTGTGTACGGACTGGGCGCCGTGGTCGGCAACCTGCTCGGCGGCCGGGCCACCGACCGCTTCGGCAGCTTGCGGACGCTGGCCGTGGCGCTGACCGGGTTCACCCTGGTGATCGCGACGCTGACGTTGACCGCCACCACTGTGGTCGGTGCGGGGATCGCGCTGTTCGTGTGGAGTCTGTTCACGTGGGCGTTCAACCCGCCGATCCAGAACCTGCTGCTGGAGCTGGGCTCAGGCGGTGGACTGCTGCTGGCGATGAACGCGTCCGCGATCTACCTGGGCGCCGGACTCTCAGCCATAGCCGGCGGCGTGGTGATCAACCTGGTCGGCGTACAGCTGCTGCCGCCCATCGCCGCCGCACTCGGCGTGGTCGTACTCGGCCTGCTGTTCGTCCTGCGCCGCAACCCGGCGCTGGAAGCGATCGAGCACCTGGAGCCGATCGGGGCCGAGGAGTGCCTGCCAGTAGCCGCCGTCACCGACTGA
- a CDS encoding Gfo/Idh/MocA family protein, whose amino-acid sequence MRFGLVGTGHWARVTHGPGLRAAEGVELVGVWGRNGDKASQLATELEVTGYDDYAELLEVVDAVAFAVPPRIQATMALEAAAVGKHLLLDKPVADSLDDARALADEAANEGIASVVFFTGRFAPEIRSFFAEVQATGGWRGGWCRMLASLDAPGNPYSESAWRREKRGALWDVGPHALSNLTAMLGPITSLQAVGGAGDLVHLVNTHESGATSTASLSLSAPPNGTSFETGLWGDSGTTLLPRPTTPAVDSFTRAATELVLAAESGDSHPVDVAFGTHIVELLASADQQLG is encoded by the coding sequence ATGCGATTCGGCCTGGTTGGTACCGGTCACTGGGCGCGAGTGACGCACGGCCCGGGGCTGCGCGCCGCAGAAGGCGTCGAATTGGTCGGCGTCTGGGGGCGGAACGGTGACAAGGCGTCACAGCTTGCGACCGAGCTGGAGGTGACCGGCTACGACGACTACGCGGAGTTACTCGAGGTCGTGGATGCGGTTGCCTTCGCCGTGCCGCCCCGGATCCAGGCGACGATGGCGCTCGAGGCCGCCGCGGTCGGCAAGCACCTCCTGCTGGACAAGCCGGTCGCTGACTCCTTGGACGACGCCCGTGCGCTCGCCGACGAGGCAGCGAACGAGGGAATCGCATCGGTCGTGTTCTTCACCGGGCGGTTCGCCCCGGAGATCCGGTCCTTCTTCGCCGAGGTGCAGGCCACCGGCGGCTGGCGCGGCGGCTGGTGCCGGATGCTGGCGTCGTTGGACGCCCCCGGCAATCCGTACTCCGAATCAGCCTGGCGCCGCGAGAAGCGTGGGGCCCTGTGGGATGTCGGCCCGCACGCCCTCTCCAACCTGACCGCCATGCTCGGCCCGATCACCTCGTTGCAGGCCGTCGGCGGCGCCGGCGACCTGGTCCACCTGGTCAACACCCACGAGTCAGGCGCCACCAGCACGGCAAGCCTCTCCCTCTCGGCACCCCCCAACGGCACCAGCTTCGAAACCGGCCTCTGGGGCGACTCCGGCACCACCCTCCTCCCACGCCCAACCACCCCAGCCGTCGACTCCTTCACCCGCGCAGCCACAGAGCTAGTCCTCGCCGCCGAGTCAGGCGACTCCCACCCAGTAGACGTAGCCTTCGGCACCCACATAGTCGAGTTGCTGGCCTCCGCCGACCAGCAACTCGGGTAA
- a CDS encoding recombinase family protein translates to MSDKRDDLDLTDEGIPAALDDQIRQMGKRADELGWDVWKVIQNPRLSAYKKRLVTLPDGRREYRVWRPDLREALDDLSSGRADALLALDLDRAFRDPRDLQDLIDVVEFAPHSILVDSVTGSLRLEKGRDNFDAQIRVLVANKSSRDTARRVASARERQARSGKFGGGKRPFGFCAGAPAVPPGRSDVDSFVCPWHGGRDCVSGVSVIEVEARVIEDCSRRLLQGVSLRSMAAELRSGDVPTVRGAAWSAETLRDILLRPRNAGLVVYRGEVLEDVAAPWEPVVEREVFEAVRSLLTDASRRTTAGVAPRWMGTGVYRCGICTPLDADGFPPETDDAVSVKVTIAGRLPRYGCKSRNHLVRNAAHVDNFVQSRVLAALTHPLAYELLDRSAAPEVDTAALRTERAGIRAALDQLAADEVLGLRTRSQVLAGTRAGVARIEQIDAALNASISDDPLTEVVNVADPVAAWEGLPVANKRVIIDRLMTVTILPTGRRGRGFDPASVHIAPKHRLTDQ, encoded by the coding sequence TTGTCTGACAAGCGTGACGACCTGGACCTAACGGACGAAGGTATCCCGGCGGCGCTGGATGACCAGATTCGCCAGATGGGCAAGCGGGCTGATGAGTTGGGGTGGGACGTGTGGAAGGTGATTCAGAATCCCCGCTTGTCGGCGTACAAAAAGCGGTTGGTGACGTTGCCGGACGGTCGCCGGGAATACCGGGTATGGCGTCCTGATTTGCGGGAAGCGCTGGATGACCTGAGTTCGGGCCGGGCGGATGCCTTGTTGGCGCTGGATTTGGACCGGGCGTTTCGTGATCCGCGTGACCTGCAAGACCTTATCGATGTGGTCGAGTTCGCGCCGCATTCCATCTTGGTGGATTCGGTGACCGGCTCACTGCGTCTAGAAAAAGGCCGGGATAATTTCGACGCTCAGATCAGGGTGTTGGTGGCGAATAAGTCGTCTCGGGATACTGCGCGGCGGGTGGCGAGTGCGCGGGAGCGGCAGGCGCGGAGCGGAAAGTTTGGTGGGGGTAAGCGGCCGTTCGGGTTTTGTGCTGGTGCGCCTGCAGTGCCGCCCGGTCGCAGTGATGTGGATTCATTTGTATGTCCGTGGCATGGTGGCCGCGATTGTGTTTCGGGGGTGTCCGTGATCGAAGTAGAAGCGCGGGTAATCGAGGATTGTTCTCGGCGGTTGCTGCAAGGGGTCAGCTTGCGGTCTATGGCGGCTGAGTTGCGCAGCGGTGATGTGCCGACGGTGAGGGGTGCGGCGTGGTCGGCGGAAACCCTGCGGGATATTCTGCTCCGGCCCCGTAATGCGGGTTTGGTGGTGTACCGGGGTGAGGTACTGGAAGATGTTGCCGCGCCGTGGGAACCGGTTGTTGAGCGTGAGGTTTTCGAGGCGGTCCGGTCGTTGTTGACCGATGCGTCTCGGCGTACGACGGCTGGTGTCGCGCCGCGCTGGATGGGGACCGGTGTTTACCGGTGCGGGATTTGCACTCCGCTGGACGCTGACGGGTTCCCGCCCGAAACTGACGATGCGGTGTCGGTGAAGGTCACGATTGCTGGGCGGTTGCCGCGTTACGGCTGCAAGAGCCGTAATCATCTGGTCCGTAACGCTGCCCATGTTGATAATTTTGTGCAGTCGCGGGTTTTGGCGGCGCTGACTCACCCGTTGGCGTATGAGTTGCTGGACCGGTCCGCCGCGCCCGAGGTTGATACGGCGGCGTTGCGGACTGAGCGGGCGGGTATCCGGGCGGCGCTGGATCAGTTGGCGGCTGACGAAGTGCTCGGGCTGAGAACCCGTAGTCAGGTACTGGCCGGGACGAGAGCGGGTGTTGCCCGTATCGAGCAAATCGACGCCGCGTTGAATGCGTCGATTTCGGATGACCCACTGACGGAAGTGGTTAACGTGGCCGATCCGGTCGCCGCGTGGGAAGGTCTCCCAGTAGCCAACAAGCGCGTCATAATCGATCGGTTGATGACCGTGACCATCCTGCCGACCGGGCGACGCGGACGCGGCTTCGACCCCGCAAGCGTCCACATCGCCCCCAAACACAGGCTCACCGACCAGTGA
- a CDS encoding class I SAM-dependent methyltransferase, whose protein sequence is MSEFDPAKSFGPKVAAEYDAAPRGDEADGAAFLAELATDGTALEFAIGTGRMALPLVGHNIRVDGIELAPAMVEQLRSKPGGADLDVTIGDMSKVELGRKYPLVYLVFNTIFNLLTADDQVRCFENAARHLSDDGVFVVETALPSAWVKPDRQDYVGVEHVGVAEVSLDVCRYDPVTQLLEENHVRLGTNGITMSPITCRLVTPGELDLMARLAGLRLVDRVQDWRRTPFTAASQAHVSVYGRA, encoded by the coding sequence ATGAGTGAATTCGATCCGGCGAAGTCGTTCGGGCCCAAGGTCGCCGCGGAGTACGACGCCGCGCCTCGCGGTGACGAGGCGGACGGCGCCGCTTTCCTGGCTGAGCTGGCGACCGACGGTACGGCGCTGGAGTTCGCGATCGGGACCGGGCGGATGGCCTTGCCGCTGGTGGGTCATAACATCCGGGTGGACGGGATCGAACTGGCTCCCGCGATGGTCGAGCAACTCCGGTCGAAGCCCGGCGGCGCGGACCTGGACGTGACGATCGGGGACATGTCGAAGGTCGAGCTGGGGCGGAAATATCCGCTGGTCTATCTGGTTTTCAACACGATCTTCAACCTGCTCACCGCCGACGACCAGGTCCGGTGCTTCGAGAACGCGGCCAGGCATCTGAGCGACGACGGGGTGTTCGTGGTCGAGACCGCGCTGCCGAGCGCGTGGGTGAAACCGGACCGCCAGGACTACGTGGGGGTCGAGCACGTCGGCGTCGCTGAGGTCTCGCTGGACGTCTGCCGGTACGACCCGGTCACGCAGTTGCTGGAGGAGAACCATGTTCGGCTCGGCACGAACGGGATCACGATGAGCCCGATCACCTGCCGGCTCGTCACGCCAGGCGAGCTGGACCTGATGGCCCGCCTGGCCGGACTCCGCCTGGTCGACAGGGTCCAGGACTGGCGCCGCACCCCGTTCACAGCAGCCAGCCAGGCCCACGTCTCCGTCTACGGCAGGGCCTGA
- a CDS encoding MFS transporter translates to MSARIYLLAAGAFAVGTSAYVVSGVLPAVSSELHVSLTAAGQLATAFALSYAVGAPLLSTLTGRWERRTLLLAALLTAAVGNLIAALATDYSVLIVGRVVAAFGAAAYTPAATLFATGFLPPEERGRAVAVVFGGLTFALVLGVPARQLARWDYRLSRGVRADRGGGRGDRHCRAGSASQG, encoded by the coding sequence ATGTCCGCACGCATCTACCTGCTGGCCGCCGGTGCTTTCGCTGTCGGCACCAGCGCGTACGTCGTGTCCGGCGTGCTCCCCGCCGTCAGCTCCGAGCTGCATGTCTCACTGACCGCCGCCGGCCAGCTCGCCACGGCGTTCGCTCTCTCGTACGCCGTCGGCGCGCCGCTGTTGTCCACGTTGACGGGCCGCTGGGAGCGCCGCACGCTGCTGCTCGCCGCGCTCCTCACTGCTGCGGTGGGCAACCTGATAGCGGCTCTGGCCACTGACTACTCGGTACTGATCGTCGGCCGCGTCGTTGCCGCATTCGGTGCCGCGGCCTACACGCCGGCCGCCACGCTGTTCGCTACTGGGTTCCTTCCGCCGGAGGAGCGAGGGCGAGCTGTTGCTGTCGTGTTCGGCGGACTGACGTTCGCGCTCGTGCTCGGCGTGCCGGCCCGGCAGCTTGCTCGGTGGGATTATCGGCTATCGCGGGGTGTTCGGGCTGATCGCGGCGGTGGCCGTGGTGATCGCCATTGCCGTGCAGGCAGCGCTTCCCAAGGTTGA
- a CDS encoding PQQ-binding-like beta-propeller repeat protein produces MVALGERWNELIPGSTTLADDLVARYLGRNRRAFRDQYLETVLTGLESLIQLSTDPTSVRLAAWFHRAVHEPGGGAAEDAESSARLAEQTLPAYGVDPIRIAEVARLVRLTGSLSTPPTDSYAPPRRDANGDVLLDAVNATLATAPARYEAHAHEVRRDSGDRATAIERRYDEVRELLDGHLYRTQLARQRMSSMARDNLEAELAGLDSELPAPWRGWQQAALAAMATFGAIAATVVAIAAAGASWQVPALESETGWPPVVLAAFALFSAPALFRCARSSTQRALLVSGAVVAVAATGLLVAWAQVPVTNPALGVGLRVPLLISALLLLLLAGVAALVGSLLRTRTARFLPSRNRGQQLAWLAVPGLIALALLLIVQPLARNYVLDSNERVEGGVRPAGEFPRSTLDGKVAWASRELAGAGAEEAVGTKYGIAIPRQTGVVEMFDAATGELRWRYTRSDSDEKPDIYATGNGELLVAEFSDIGYLLLDANTGKRKAAWPGRTRDHAIQQADPLLTREDVSKGSNKLRGVDPDGRERWTFEPGNCTNIGAVASQDTVVTFLGHECGREPDEITGLDLKTGKKLWTKSPSDMYRRPILVGAVVVVAEPAGDSDVPAALVGIDPRTGDTKWRWPVPRDWACRTLLNAAGNLLIVVDCPGPATRVNTKTIVTAIDTTTGLTAWQSTAPVDPRTRVAVTTDARVTSLTRGTAGCLANIITRDGYRQAPLPEGITCARDPRAIGNLILTSGDNTIIALH; encoded by the coding sequence GTGGTGGCCTTGGGCGAACGGTGGAACGAGCTGATCCCTGGCTCGACGACGTTGGCCGACGACCTGGTCGCCAGATATCTCGGGCGGAACCGTCGCGCCTTCCGCGACCAGTACCTCGAAACCGTCTTGACCGGGCTCGAATCGCTGATCCAGTTGAGCACCGACCCGACCTCGGTCCGGCTCGCCGCCTGGTTCCACCGGGCCGTGCACGAACCGGGTGGCGGCGCTGCCGAGGACGCCGAGTCGTCGGCGCGACTAGCCGAGCAGACCCTGCCTGCGTACGGCGTGGACCCGATCCGGATCGCCGAAGTGGCCAGGCTGGTCAGGCTCACGGGCTCGTTGTCCACACCACCGACGGACTCGTACGCACCACCTCGGCGCGACGCGAACGGTGACGTCCTGCTCGATGCCGTCAACGCCACCCTCGCTACTGCACCCGCCCGCTACGAAGCCCACGCACACGAAGTACGCCGCGACTCCGGTGACCGGGCGACCGCGATAGAACGCCGGTACGACGAGGTGCGCGAACTGCTCGACGGCCACCTCTACCGCACCCAGCTGGCCCGGCAGCGAATGAGCTCGATGGCTCGCGACAACTTGGAAGCAGAGCTCGCCGGGCTCGACAGTGAACTCCCCGCTCCCTGGCGTGGTTGGCAGCAAGCAGCCCTGGCGGCCATGGCGACGTTCGGGGCCATCGCGGCCACAGTGGTCGCTATAGCTGCCGCCGGTGCCTCCTGGCAGGTGCCGGCATTGGAGTCGGAGACAGGATGGCCGCCGGTCGTACTGGCCGCCTTTGCCCTCTTCAGCGCACCTGCTTTGTTCCGCTGCGCTCGTAGCAGCACCCAGCGTGCTCTGCTCGTGTCTGGCGCCGTGGTGGCTGTGGCTGCGACCGGATTGCTGGTGGCGTGGGCTCAGGTCCCGGTGACGAACCCTGCTCTTGGGGTCGGGCTACGGGTGCCACTGCTGATCTCGGCGCTGCTACTGCTGCTGCTGGCCGGCGTTGCTGCGCTGGTCGGCTCGCTGCTGCGTACAAGAACCGCGCGCTTCCTCCCGTCGCGGAACCGTGGCCAGCAGCTTGCTTGGCTCGCAGTACCGGGGCTGATCGCGTTGGCACTGCTGTTGATCGTGCAGCCTCTCGCCCGCAACTACGTCCTGGACTCCAATGAGCGGGTGGAGGGCGGAGTCCGGCCGGCCGGCGAGTTCCCGCGGTCGACGCTCGACGGGAAGGTCGCGTGGGCCAGCAGGGAGTTGGCGGGTGCCGGCGCGGAGGAGGCCGTCGGTACGAAGTACGGGATCGCCATCCCGCGGCAGACCGGGGTGGTCGAGATGTTCGACGCCGCGACCGGTGAGTTGCGCTGGCGGTACACGCGCTCCGACTCGGATGAGAAGCCTGACATCTACGCCACCGGGAACGGCGAGCTACTGGTCGCGGAGTTCTCCGACATCGGGTACCTGCTGCTCGACGCGAACACCGGCAAGCGCAAGGCAGCATGGCCGGGGCGGACCCGGGATCACGCGATCCAGCAAGCGGATCCGCTGCTCACCCGCGAGGACGTCAGCAAGGGGTCGAACAAGCTGCGCGGGGTCGACCCGGACGGGCGGGAGCGCTGGACCTTCGAGCCCGGCAACTGCACCAACATCGGCGCGGTCGCCAGCCAGGACACCGTCGTCACGTTCCTTGGCCACGAGTGCGGTCGCGAGCCCGACGAGATAACAGGGCTGGATCTGAAGACCGGCAAGAAGTTGTGGACCAAGTCGCCGTCGGACATGTACCGCCGGCCGATCCTGGTGGGGGCGGTTGTCGTCGTCGCCGAGCCCGCCGGTGATTCCGACGTACCGGCCGCGTTGGTGGGGATCGACCCACGCACCGGCGACACCAAGTGGCGCTGGCCGGTACCGCGCGACTGGGCCTGCCGCACACTGCTGAACGCGGCCGGGAACCTGCTGATCGTGGTGGACTGCCCTGGCCCCGCCACCCGCGTGAACACCAAAACCATCGTCACCGCGATCGACACCACCACTGGCCTGACCGCCTGGCAGAGCACAGCCCCCGTCGACCCCCGCACCCGAGTCGCCGTCACCACGGACGCCCGCGTCACCTCCCTGACCCGCGGCACCGCCGGCTGCCTGGCCAACATCATCACCCGCGACGGCTACCGCCAGGCCCCCCTCCCCGAAGGCATCACCTGCGCCCGAGACCCCCGAGCCATCGGCAACCTGATCCTCACCTCCGGCGACAACACCATCATCGCCCTCCACTAA
- a CDS encoding HD domain-containing protein, whose amino-acid sequence MDLRDQWNRLLPHAQPLGDDLLARYAEQQRHYHDQRHLTEMLEAIDKLADLADDADTVRLAAWFHDAIYEPTAEPGENEEVSAQLAELELSAYGVPAEQVEEVGRLIRLTAKHDCDPDDANGAVLCDADLRILSLPADRYDEYAVGIREEYGHIGDRDFARGRMTFLQGLAGTALYATSRGHENWEAAARENVDRELTTWAPKAARPISGLIPMIYLGAALGVIVAASVLLGRGLGAAAHWPAAPNKVTGFPVWAPIAGTAVAAALVCAWFRRGQPRLVAIPALALVATGVVAIGVCWWRWPAAQPGAAMSERWPYLMLASVALVLAGALLALARRLRLAPPYALAPPRALGFGVALVCASLLAWIVVSAGEPFVQARLETANTVSTTTTIPPGVLPVRLDGELAWSREVPATGAIAGTAGGVAELRSDGVVMSDATTGQIRWRYSRADVDGAASNGSRGLLVSGDGRTLAAHLPYAGNRAPSGIELPTYAVLNAETGKVLTEVHTDGTALAVDGNQLLVAEGKYVVAHGVSNPTHWRTRLQCTVTQGELLADQARGGRRLR is encoded by the coding sequence ATGGACCTGCGCGACCAGTGGAATCGCCTGCTGCCGCACGCGCAGCCGCTGGGCGACGATCTGCTGGCTCGTTACGCAGAGCAACAACGCCACTATCACGACCAGCGGCACCTGACCGAGATGCTCGAAGCCATCGACAAGCTCGCCGACCTGGCCGACGACGCGGACACCGTGCGGCTCGCAGCCTGGTTCCACGACGCCATCTACGAGCCGACGGCCGAACCGGGCGAGAACGAAGAGGTCTCGGCGCAACTGGCCGAGCTCGAGCTCTCCGCGTACGGCGTACCGGCCGAGCAGGTCGAGGAAGTCGGCCGGCTGATCCGGCTCACCGCCAAGCACGACTGCGATCCGGACGACGCGAACGGTGCTGTCCTGTGCGACGCCGACCTGCGCATCCTGAGCCTGCCCGCCGACCGGTACGACGAGTACGCCGTCGGTATCCGCGAGGAGTACGGGCACATCGGCGACCGCGACTTCGCCCGTGGCCGGATGACCTTCCTGCAGGGCCTGGCCGGTACCGCGCTGTACGCGACCAGCCGAGGCCACGAGAACTGGGAGGCAGCCGCCCGCGAGAACGTAGATCGCGAGCTGACCACCTGGGCACCGAAGGCGGCCCGGCCGATCTCCGGCCTGATCCCGATGATCTACCTGGGCGCAGCGCTCGGCGTGATCGTCGCAGCCTCCGTACTGCTCGGCCGCGGCCTCGGTGCCGCGGCACACTGGCCTGCCGCTCCCAACAAAGTCACCGGCTTCCCGGTCTGGGCCCCAATAGCCGGTACTGCGGTCGCTGCCGCTCTGGTCTGCGCCTGGTTCCGGCGAGGCCAGCCGCGACTGGTGGCCATCCCCGCCCTCGCGTTGGTCGCCACAGGCGTGGTCGCCATCGGCGTGTGCTGGTGGCGCTGGCCCGCCGCGCAGCCGGGTGCCGCCATGAGCGAGCGCTGGCCGTACCTCATGCTCGCCTCTGTCGCATTAGTGCTCGCCGGGGCACTCCTTGCGCTCGCCCGACGCCTCCGCCTCGCCCCGCCGTACGCGCTGGCCCCACCGCGCGCCCTCGGTTTCGGAGTGGCTCTGGTCTGCGCTTCACTGCTGGCTTGGATCGTCGTGTCGGCCGGTGAGCCGTTCGTGCAGGCTCGGCTCGAGACGGCCAACACCGTGAGCACCACCACGACCATCCCGCCCGGCGTACTCCCCGTCCGGCTCGACGGCGAGCTGGCCTGGAGCCGGGAAGTCCCGGCGACCGGTGCGATCGCTGGAACCGCCGGCGGTGTCGCAGAGCTGCGCTCCGACGGCGTAGTGATGTCCGACGCGACCACTGGGCAGATCCGGTGGCGTTACTCCCGGGCCGACGTCGACGGCGCCGCCTCCAACGGGTCCCGTGGCCTACTCGTCTCCGGCGACGGCCGGACGCTCGCCGCACACCTCCCGTACGCCGGGAACCGGGCCCCTAGCGGGATCGAGCTGCCGACGTACGCCGTACTGAATGCCGAGACCGGCAAGGTGCTCACGGAGGTGCACACCGACGGCACCGCACTGGCCGTCGATGGGAACCAGTTGCTCGTGGCAGAGGGCAAGTACGTCGTCGCGCACGGCGTCAGCAATCCGACCCACTGGCGGACCCGCCTGCAGTGCACGGTGACGCAGGGCGAGCTCTTGGCCGACCAGGCCCGTGGTGGTCGACGCCTGCGATGA
- a CDS encoding ArsR/SmtB family transcription factor: MSTSKALPQPDREDIRIEAVLQALGEPVRLQIVRLLAELPEGIACGEIDLPVTASTRAHHLRILREAGVLSTHTEGTKRISSLRRDDLDCLYPGLLPGVLAAPR; the protein is encoded by the coding sequence ATGAGCACCTCGAAAGCCCTGCCGCAGCCCGATCGCGAAGACATTCGCATCGAGGCTGTCCTGCAGGCCCTGGGCGAGCCGGTGCGGTTGCAGATCGTCCGCCTGCTCGCCGAACTGCCGGAGGGCATCGCCTGCGGCGAGATCGACCTCCCGGTGACGGCGTCCACCCGGGCCCATCACCTGCGGATCCTGCGCGAGGCCGGCGTGCTGAGCACCCACACCGAAGGCACGAAGCGGATCAGCAGCCTGCGCCGCGACGACCTGGACTGCCTGTACCCCGGGCTGCTTCCCGGCGTACTGGCCGCGCCGCGCTGA